Part of the Pseudomonas sp. ADAK13 genome is shown below.
ATCAGCGCTTCGTTTCCGCCGCTGTCTATGAAAGGCTCTAGAAAGGGCGCGAAACGATCATTCCGATTGAGTAAGGTATTTATGGAATTTGTATCTTGATAACCGAAGGCCTTAACGTAGCTGGCAAAGGCGCAGCACTGGCTCATGGCTGCACGAAGCAGCAGGTCTGAGAACACCGTCTCCATTAGACGATAGACCTGCGGGTCGAGGTCCTTCATGACCACGGCGTCAATTACGACCTGTTTCATCGTTTCAGCAAGAGTATGCATCGACCCCTTCTCGGTTTCAGTACGATTAGACCTGTCTTAGTCGTAAATAACTCGTTATTCGATCTGAGCCTATGTAAACGGCCGGCGAATACACCTTCAAAACCCCAGCATTAAGGACGATGGTGTCCATCAAAATACGTGGACACCATCGCCCTTATTGTCAGGATCACCATGCGCCAGTGCACCACTTATCCCAAGCTCTTCAAGTCTCAAATCGTCCAGGAATGCCTACAACCTGACGTCTCGATTGCCAGCGTTGCCCTGCGCCATGGCATCAACGCCAACCTGGTTCGCAAATGGATACCGCTTTACCGTGACGGGAAACCAGTCTCTTTACCGGCATTCGTTCCATTGAATATGGAAGCCGCGCCAGTGTCTTCCCCGCAGAGCATGGCCAGCATCGAAATTCCCCTCGGCCCGCAAACGCTCAGAATGAGCTGGACGATCACCGATCCAGAGGGCTGCGCTCGTTTCGTGCGTGGTCTTTTCCAATGATTCGTGTCGATGCTATCTGGCTCGCCACCGAGCCCATGGACATGCGCGCCGGCACTGAGACCGCGTTGGCCAGAGTGGTCGCGGTGTTCGGTGTGGCGAAGCCGCACTGCGCTTACCTCTTTGCCAACCGCCGGGCCAACCGGATGAAAGTCCTAGTGCACGACGGTGTCGGTATCTGGCTGGCGGCGCGGCGCTTGAACCAAGGTAAGTTTCATTGGCCAGGCATCCATCGTGGGATGGAAGTCGAACTTGACCCCGAACAATTTCAGGCGCTGATACTTGGATTGCCTTGGCAGCGAGTCGGTGCGGGTGGCGCAATTACAGTGCTTTAAGTGTCGCCTTTTAGCTGTAGCGGTCGGGCTGTTTTGGTAAAATCCACCCCATGACTTCCTTGCCCGATCTCGACCGAATGCCCCCGAACAACTGCGCACGCTGGCAGCGCAGTTGATGTCCAAGGTCGACTCCATGAGCCAGAAAATCCAACGCCTCGAAACGGTCAACGAGCAACTGGCTCATGAAATCGCCATCCTCAAGCGACACAAGTTCGCCAAGCGCAGGGAGCAACTGAGCCCCGACCAAGGCAGTCTGCTCGATGATCTGCTCGATACCGATATCGCGGCGATTGAGACTGAGCTTCAGGCATTGCAAACGAGACAAAGCAAAAACCTAAACGCACTGCATTCCGGCTGAGTTTCCACGCACACTGATACATCGCGAACCGGACAATACGCACTGCCCATGCGGCTGCGCACTGAAACGCATAGGTGAAGATGTCAGTGAAAAGCTGGGCTACACTCCGGGCGAGTTTACCGTTGAGCGCCATGTGCGTGGCAAGTGGGTTTGCGATGACTGCGAAACGCTGATCCAGGCACGGGTTCCGGCGCAGGTCATCGACAAGGGCATCCCAACGCCGGGTTACTTGCTCACGTCATGATTGCCAAGTTTGCTGACCACCGTGTGTCACGAACACAACCTCCATAGCTGAACGGAGAGTTGTGGTGCTTTATTGAAGATGAGGGTGGGCCCCTCGGAGTCGGTTTGCAGGAGCAGGCTCCAAACCACCTCAAGCTGCTGGGGTAAAGAGCCTTGGTGGTGAGCGTTGAGGAAAAGGCGCGGCATTGACCGCGTCAGGTGCGGTACAGAGAGACGAATGAAAATGAACCGTCGATGTGGTGTCGAAACGTATTCAGATGGTGTCGAAACCGGGCTTTGGTGGTTGGCCCGGGATGAAGGTCGAGGGATGCCTGCCGACTGCTCGACCGGCGCCCGGCATGAAGGCGGCGTGACTCTGTACCAGGCTTCAGTAAGGAACGTGAGAACCTGTCGTCCCGATGTTAAGGGAGAAGTGAATCGCCCCGGGTTTCTTAGGCGCCTCAATGCCTTAAACCGAGGGCAATTAGGAGTCGCCTCATCCAGTTTACTGAAGCGTCAGTTTGATGTCTTGGAACCGAGTAAAGTTTGGGGCACGGACATCGCCTACATCCGCGGGTATGAAGGCGGGCTGTATTTGGCGGTGTGTACTGCCGCGAGCTTCGGCTGCTCTGTGTATTTTTTCATCCCCTCTTATATTGATGTCCAGCATTTGGGGGGCAGATCATTTTTAAGTGGATACCATCGTCCTTATGGCTGGGATCGGGTAGGTGTTCGCCCGCTTACTGACGCGCGCCTATGTCGCGCGATGTTCGATAAGATCCGCAGTGGCATTGTCCAGAATCGTGGGCTAATGGCCTGACTCAATATGACCTCGAAACAAGGGCTTGGCGTGGCCAGCGTTATCTAGCTTGTCAATGAGTTCTTGACATTAAAGTGGACTTTAGATTTAAGGGTATCGTGGGCCAATGACTTTGAAGTCGAGATCATGATCGCTCAAAGCGTCTCTCCAG
Proteins encoded:
- the tnpA gene encoding IS66-like element accessory protein TnpA, whose product is MDTIALIVRITMRQCTTYPKLFKSQIVQECLQPDVSIASVALRHGINANLVRKWIPLYRDGKPVSLPAFVPLNMEAAPVSSPQSMASIEIPLGPQTLRMSWTITDPEGCARFVRGLFQ
- the tnpB gene encoding IS66 family insertion sequence element accessory protein TnpB (TnpB, as the term is used for proteins encoded by IS66 family insertion elements, is considered an accessory protein, since TnpC, encoded by a neighboring gene, is a DDE family transposase.), which produces MIRVDAIWLATEPMDMRAGTETALARVVAVFGVAKPHCAYLFANRRANRMKVLVHDGVGIWLAARRLNQGKFHWPGIHRGMEVELDPEQFQALILGLPWQRVGAGGAITVL